The window ACAATTGTAATTGCCGGAACATATTTCTTATTGCCCTCTATCGCGTCTATGAACTGGTCTGCATCTATATTCTCCCTTATGACAATCATTGCATTAACCAGCCCGAGCTCATTTGCAATTGACCTCATAGTTTGGTCCTGCAACTTGCTCAGCTTTACTGTCCTGCCTATCTCAATTCCGCCCCTTTCAGTTTTTGTTATTTTAACATCTGGCAGCTGCTGGTTGACCCTGATGCCTGTATCATAAACCTCTTTCAGCAAAGCAATGTGCTGCTCTGGCTTTAGCGCGTCAACAACAATCAAGACAAGGTCAGCGCTTCTCAGCATTGTAAGCACTTCCTTTCCCCTTCCTGTGCCAACAGCAGCCCCTCTGACAACTCCGGGAACATCAAGGACCTGTATTTTTGCATGATTATACTCAAGCAGTCCCGGGATAACCGTAAGCGTTGTGAAGTCATAAGCGCCGACAGGAGAATTGGCGTTTGTTATGGCATTTAATAACGTAGATTTTCCAACAGAGGGATAACCGACTAAAACAACAGTTGCATCTCCAGTCTTCCTCACAGCAAACCCCTCTTTTCCTTTTCCTATGCCTGCCCTGGATTCCCGCTTTTCCTTCAGCTTTGCAAGCTGCGCCTTGTACAGGCCGATGGCATGCTGTGTTTTCTTGTTGTATTTTGTATTCTTTATCCGATCTTCCAGCTCTTTGATCTTGTCATGGAGAACGTTTTTGGCGGATTCTTTTTCAGGCATATCTTGTTGTTATGAGCATTCATTTAAATTATTTGTGGAAATTGAGGAAAACTATTTAAATCAAAAACCAAAACCAATAGCCTATGCTTAATGCAATAACAGTATCAGTGGA of the Candidatus Woesearchaeota archaeon genome contains:
- a CDS encoding GTP-binding protein produces the protein MPEKESAKNVLHDKIKELEDRIKNTKYNKKTQHAIGLYKAQLAKLKEKRESRAGIGKGKEGFAVRKTGDATVVLVGYPSVGKSTLLNAITNANSPVGAYDFTTLTVIPGLLEYNHAKIQVLDVPGVVRGAAVGTGRGKEVLTMLRSADLVLIVVDALKPEQHIALLKEVYDTGIRVNQQLPDVKITKTERGGIEIGRTVKLSKLQDQTMRSIANELGLVNAMIVIRENIDADQFIDAIEGNKKYVPAITIVNKVDIVDKDKLNDIMREIKPDLCISAERKINTEELKALIFKRLNLMRVYCKEIGKKADLDVPMIVKKDSTVKDMCDRLHRDFASKFKFARVWGSSKFPGQKLSLNYALKDEDVVEIHLR